The DNA sequence GAGATCTCTTTCTCATCTTTTTCGACTCGCTTTGGGAATAAAGCCAATGATGAATTGTTATGCTAACGGTTTACCGCAAAGAATCGAGGAATTTCCGTGTCACGGTCGCGTGCCACCAAGACAGTATGGACCTGGTAGATGAGAGTGACTACGACCCCGGTAGTGAGGAGAGGGCATAGGCCGCAATCGCCGGGAGAGAAAAAGGGTGCGGGAGGGGGGTGAGAGTGGGGCCGGTGGATAGCCCGTAGAAGCCGGAGCGGAACTGCGGAGCAGTGACGCGAAGGCGGTCACCTCGGTCAAGCTGCCGTAACTCGATTCCAGAGGATGAGGTGGTCGGAAGTGGCAGAGATCCCGGACAAGGAGTATCACATCAGGCCCCTGTCTCGGTATTTTGGATGCGAGTCATGGATTCGCCCAGACGGAATCACACATAATAATCTTGCGTGCATTAGGAAGAAAATCGACATAAATATATGCAATGTCAATCAGGATCACTTACAATGCATTAATTGGCTTCATTTCAATTGATGTACAGAAAAAACCCGGATAAAATCATAAATCTTAAAATAACGTCAGAATTCATCGATTCATTCGCGCATTCATTCAATTTGGATGAATATGGGGGGACCAGTTACATCCATTCACTTGCCAACGGCATCTGTGACATGCATGATTTTTTCCATTATCGGCTAGAGATGAATGGATGTGTAGTGAAATATTCGAACGATATTTTGCTCAATGGGTGCCATCCAAACTTACGGACTCGACCATCAGGTAATTCTGGTGAATTTATCGATAGGTCGTTTCATGCGGCAGATATCATTTGTTCTTCTCTCGTTCCGAGAACATCCGACACCGATGTGTCAAAGTCAAATGAGGTTGAAGAACGATGAAATGGAATGTTCCAAAGATCCTACTGGCATTGTTAGTAGTGATTTCATGTGTACAGATCGTGAATGCCGAGATTATCTTTGAAGATGATTTTGAGCAATATGCAATAGGCGCCAATCCTATTGATTGGGCGAGTGCATTTGGTATCTCATCTGAAGTATCTGCTGATCCAGCTTCAGTTGATGGCCAATCGTTCCAACTGGTAGGTGGTTCAAACTGGGCGAGGGGTGAATATCACGTGGTTTCTTCTCTTCCGGAGCGGGTGGCTTTGGAAGGATCAGTTTACATGACCAGTGCCGCAAGTACCAGAAGGGCGGATCTAGGTTTCCTATACCCCTCGTCTCCTTACCTATATACCGAAAATAAGGTAACATTCAATGGTAATGAAGAGATCTGGTGGTATGGAAAGGAAAGTGTGAAACTTGGTACATGGGAACCCTGCAAATGGTATCACGTGAGAGTTGAGATAGACTTTTCTCAAGAATTAGCTGACATTTTCATTGATGGGCAACAGGTTGCAAGCAAAGTTGAGGCTTATTCCGAAGATTCCCTCCCTCGTCCTCTAGGACATTGGGGACTCAGCACTGGAAATTTTGCATCTGATGGCGGATATAACACAATCTATTTGGATAATGTGAAGATTGAAAAGATTGAAGGTGGGGAATTAATCGGTAATATCGTCTGGCAAGACAATTTCGAAAGCTACACTTCTCTCCCAACGGAAAAATATGAATTTATTAGCTCTGGTTTTAGTATAATCGAAGAAAATGGAAATAAAGCGCTGAGGCATTATTCAAATTCTGTAGGTAACTACCAAATGATGCCCAAAAATCTGCAAATTGAGTCTAAAAATTACGAAGTCGTTTATCGATGCAAATGTAATCTATGGTCCGGTGTTCATGCATTTATTATGAATCAGACCTCTTTTTCCTTTGATTACGTAAATGAGAGAGTAGGATTTTATGGAGATGGATTTTCTCTGACCTACCCTCCTTTTGTCAGATTATATTCAAACGGCTTCAATCCAGCATATCCCCCCCGACCCGATGGCCATATAACATTACCTGACATGAATTTTTACCTTAAATGGGGAAGCATAATACGACATACCAATGATGTTGGTGGAACGAATGACTGGAGATGGGTGAAATTAGTCTCAGATGAAGCAAATATTACGCTGTATTATGGAGGAATGGGGGGCACTCCAAATTGGGAACACATAATAACTATACCGCATGGCCAAGGCAATGAAAATCCTCCGTATTATCCAGTTTTTGATTGGCAGTCGTTTACTGGATATATCGACGACATTACAATTACAGTCTATCCATCAACTCCCTCGGATTTCCCCGATTTGGTAATCACAGACATTTCGTGGGACAATCAAAATGTTCAACAGGGGGATGAGGTCTTAATTTCCTACACCATCCAAAACACCGGGAACGCCGACGCAGCAGCATTCGACTGCAAACTCTACGTGGACGATGTTGAAGTCGACGTCGACTCGATAGATCAACTCGCTGCAGGGGCCTCTATGGATGGCTCATTCGCTTCCCCGTGGACGGCAACGGCCGGGACCCACACTGTCAAGGGGGAAGCCGATTGGCAGGACGTGATTGCGGAAAGTGATGAAGGGAATAACATTTTGACTAGGACGATTGAAGTCGCGGAAGATTATGCGTATGACCCGAATGGGAAGGTTGAAATTGCCATTCAGTCTGGGGGATCGAGCGGTAGAATCTTCAAAAAAGGAGACCTGATTTTCCTTTCAGGAACGAATACAGCCTCTGATTATGTTTATTTATCCATCATTGGTCCGAATCTGCCGGAGAATGGAGGTTCACTTACCAATCCGCAGATATCTGTGGTTGACTCTGACCCAACAACATTCACCAGGGTCCAAGTAGACTCCGATGGAACATGGGATTAT is a window from the Methanovulcanius yangii genome containing:
- a CDS encoding CARDB domain-containing protein, giving the protein MKWNVPKILLALLVVISCVQIVNAEIIFEDDFEQYAIGANPIDWASAFGISSEVSADPASVDGQSFQLVGGSNWARGEYHVVSSLPERVALEGSVYMTSAASTRRADLGFLYPSSPYLYTENKVTFNGNEEIWWYGKESVKLGTWEPCKWYHVRVEIDFSQELADIFIDGQQVASKVEAYSEDSLPRPLGHWGLSTGNFASDGGYNTIYLDNVKIEKIEGGELIGNIVWQDNFESYTSLPTEKYEFISSGFSIIEENGNKALRHYSNSVGNYQMMPKNLQIESKNYEVVYRCKCNLWSGVHAFIMNQTSFSFDYVNERVGFYGDGFSLTYPPFVRLYSNGFNPAYPPRPDGHITLPDMNFYLKWGSIIRHTNDVGGTNDWRWVKLVSDEANITLYYGGMGGTPNWEHIITIPHGQGNENPPYYPVFDWQSFTGYIDDITITVYPSTPSDFPDLVITDISWDNQNVQQGDEVLISYTIQNTGNADAAAFDCKLYVDDVEVDVDSIDQLAAGASMDGSFASPWTATAGTHTVKGEADWQDVIAESDEGNNILTRTIEVAEDYAYDPNGKVEIAIQSGGSSGRIFKKGDLIFLSGTNTASDYVYLSIIGPNLPENGGSLTNPQISVVDSDPTTFTRVQVDSDGTWDYVWLTEGKEVLDDGGVYTIYAKPVPKIYVGTIGYVGNFAHDWDCLFFMNDEGDVVTPHEYPPQWYLNYEYPLWLWFYDEEISKYKLTLPVNLVWQNASLDLVKKVMQERDEEWKEVATVPYFDVPMAHRLKIYDGVWSDWDPNYNMVNGLLDFVSNPLGRDHLEMYLLPDGNIVGNAHHDDAVPHKGVLPEFTEKMIKDYFLPPLWESSIYLLQNAQSEPYSDGWASVLEYNPDNLPNPEYYSELAVECPVELYAYDSSGNLVASKDYQIPGSYYYPKTDSQPQRIFIFGDTEGYIFKILANEEDPEFVEMGDNSFNLSVIRSTGAGFIKIGFKNVKITENTVATIVGGELGANTVLIVDTEGDGSQEMMLPDTLIDSYQAIVNHAPTIDSISDYEVIAGNELTLTISYQDEDEDPLTTAFTTTLPNGNEIAGLPEGATFDGEVFSWTPTRCQGGISEFVFEVSDGGLKETETFTIEVIVPVAIDIDPDMLNLKSNGPYITTYIELPDCYDPATTDALSCCLDCDHGHFEVLADAPCGVDDYDADGIPDMMVKFSREQMVMDFSVVDFETEGKFAEVSMTLSGTTSDGIRFVGEDIIQVRI